The genomic region TCGTACCCAGTCAGTTAATCATCGCAGAAGACTGTTTCCAGATTTCAAGTGTTCCAAGCAGTCGAGTGAAACAAGTACTTGTTGACTCAGTTGAGAAGTTATTTGGGGGTAAGTGATTTGACCGTATTCATCTGTTTCATCTCTCGCTGTAAGTATTTTGATTGACATGAATCGAGTCCAATTTATAATTCCCCCGCGTTTTAAGACACAAATGGGCCATTAAGTTCAATAGACAGATTATTACCTGAAAATCATTCACTTAATTAAATTAGGTCTCCTGCTGAGATGGGGACAAGCTCATAACATGAAAAGAAGAAGCTCACTCGTTATATCTGCAAATGCAGGTCATGTTATAAAACATGCTAACCTCGGGGACGTTGTCAAGGACAAAGTTCCAAGCTTGAACTCTTTCTTGGATGAAGGAAATCCAAGTGAAGAGTACATTATACCGTCATTGGCAGCCCTATCAACCGCCTTTCATCTTCTCGTAAGGtgctgatttggtgaacttGAATATGAGTGTGATAGTTTCTGCATCTTCATCttgattaacaaaaattaaatttgtcatTGATAAAGAATTCCAAATTTATTATTTGGTTGATTGAATAGGTATGAATTCAAGAGCAACCATGGTGAATGGGTTAGAATAGTCAGACCTGACTTAGGTCCCGGGATAGCAGAACGTGTATGGGCAGCTGTTCGGTCAACAGATGAAAATGTCGATGTTTGTCACTCCGTGATGACTGAATCGCGCGCTGCTCTTACTGACCTTCTCggggtactctctctctctctctctctctctctcatctttgcACACGCCAGAGTTCATTTTCGGAATCCGTCGCTTCATATCAAATGAGTTCATTTTGTTAGAGTAGAGAGACTGACAAACTATTATTTGTTAGCATCTTCCTTCCTTTTGCTCTTAAAACGAAACTTTTAGCAGAAGAAATGGATGATACAAACTGTCTCTAATGAATACGTAACACAATCTCTTTGATTTACTCATCAGGATTTCGGTGTCCTCGCAATGCCTACAGTTCCAGGGGATCCACCAAAGCTGCAAACAGATCCTACTACACTGGACGGTGTTCATGCCAGGGCTTTCAGCTTCCTATCCATTGCCGTAGTTTCCGGATTCTGCCAGGTTTTTAAGTCCTTATCTATCTTTACCTCTCCGTCCCCCTCTCCATGTTTGTATACGACATGTTACGATCTTTTTCTTGCGAAAGTTTGTAACTTAATTCTACGTATTTGCAGGTGAGTATACCACTAGGGATGTGCGATAACCTGCCTGTTTCAGTTTCCTTGCTGGCAAAACATGGTTCGGATGGGTTCCTGCTCAATCTTGTGGAGACTCTTTACGACACTCTCAAAGAACACGTCGGGAAGTTGTGAATGTTGACTACAAGATTTTGAGTTGCAGATTATGATAATCTTTTCCTAATATATGTGCTTGTAAGTTCTGCTAGTTTAGTATTgttatgttttaaaaaaaaaaaaaacgtttctgCTGTGTTTTGAGAATAAAcagttgtaaaataaagttgttgaccATTTGATAAACCTTTATTGTAGAAGtacttgtaataaaaaaaaaaaagtatctaATTGTTTTGTAaagttttatataaaattgccgtgaatatgttaaatactaaaaatgatatgacatttaatgtgatataataattatCAAAAGGAATACTAAAGGAATACTATGTGCATGCAACGCAGAGTAACTACAGAGCCAACAGAGGTGGAACTCGCTGAGCACATATTTTATGATTCCGACTGCAGGGAATGAACTTTCGTCTGCGTATCTATGGAACTGCCACTCgaattttgtttcttgtgaTAATACATCGTGTACTTGCATTGAATCCATAAGCTAAGAAATTCACAATATTCTCATACAAtatggtttattttttattttttatttttttagtattttgacTAAAATAGTCCCTGAGTTCAGGAAgactcctcactttggttctgacaatgaaaattgatagaagttGTCATTGAATTGTCCTTCTTTTTA from Pyrus communis chromosome 9, drPyrComm1.1, whole genome shotgun sequence harbors:
- the LOC137746145 gene encoding amidase 1-like, which translates into the protein MAIDSDHGAFMEKFLLRLPSSSPDLPLSGLTFAVKDIFDVAGRVTGFGNPDWARTHPAAESTAPVVSAILSGGATSIGITVTEEMAYSLNGENKHYGTPKNPCAPDRVPGGSSSGSAVAVAAGLADFSLGTDTGGSVRAPASYCGIFGFRPSHGVISTSGVTPLAQSLDTVGWFARNPAILNRVGRVLLQLPDTGPVVPSQLIIAEDCFQISSVPSSRVKQVLVDSVEKLFGGHVIKHANLGDVVKDKVPSLNSFLDEGNPSEEYIIPSLAALSTAFHLLVRYEFKSNHGEWVRIVRPDLGPGIAERVWAAVRSTDENVDVCHSVMTESRAALTDLLGDFGVLAMPTVPGDPPKLQTDPTTLDGVHARAFSFLSIAVVSGFCQVSIPLGMCDNLPVSVSLLAKHGSDGFLLNLVETLYDTLKEHVGKL